GTGTGTCATCGGGCACAGCATATATGTCATCATTGTGGAAACCCCTGGACCTTAGCAAGGTGTCCACAGGGTCTGCATAGTTTTCTGACGCCTCCACATCCTCACTGTGCGTCATTGGGCCACGTGGCATCCTACGGTTGCTTCGCATGCCAGCCTCAATAGTTTTGAGCAGGTTGGGGTCCAGCTTTTTGACATTTGGTTTGGGGAGCACTGGTTTGGGCCGGACAGGTGGAGGCACTTTGTGATTGCGTTCATGGTCTCCAACAGGTGTGCTATGGACTGGGTACTCATTGCCCTCTAGGTCGATGCGGTACTTGGCCCGCTCGCTGGGTGTGGGGAGAAGCTGAACATCATCACCTATTGGACTGTAAGGTGGGGGAGCCTCATTATCATCATCCGATTCTGGGTAATAAGTGTTATACGCCGGGGAATGGCTGTGGGGTGAGGTGGGGAAGACGTCCTCACTGGCGCCAGTGGTGCACTCCCGTGATGAGCTGTCAAACAGGAAGGAACTCTCAATGTTAGGCTTTTTCTCCAGCACTTCATTGAAAAAGGGTGTAAAAACTTCTGTCTGTCGATGATACTGTGACAGTGAGTAGAGTGCAGTGAACTTGGCAGCGATCTCTGTGGCAATGTGCTCTCCCTCCGTCATCAGCTCCTTGATGGCATCATTCTCAAAGAAGTCTGCCTGGCTATCTGTAATCGCCACCATCTGGACGGGGATCACATCCTGGACTTCAGCCAAGAACGCCCGCAGGGTCGCCATAGAAGCCTTGCGTTTAGCAGAGTATACCAAAATGTAGCCGTGCACCAGCTCATCTTTGCGGACACCAATAGCAGTGTGGTAGGACAGGACAGTGACCTGgatcctcctcctgctgtcccCGATGATCTTGTCTAGGATCAGTGTGTTGCTCTGGCCTGGCTGCCCTGCGCTACAGCAGTGTGAGTCGAGGAAAGGCGAGAGGATGAGGTCAACGCTGAAAGGATCCCAGCACATGGCGCACATGACTATCCTAAGGTCTGTCTCTGACATGTCTTTGATAGAGGGCAGTGGGGCCAAGACATCAAAGTTATGCTTTAGCCCCTCCAGCACTGCTCGGAGACCTTGCTTAATTTGGAACTCTGTGAATTTACGTGGAAAGGCCCCGGAGGGGATGTCGACAAAGGTACACTGCAACTTGTTTGCCAGCTGTTGGCCCTGGTGCCTCAGGATAGGTATGTTTTTGCAAACACTGTCCCTCTGATTAGCCAGGATTAGAATGAATGGTAGTGGCTGAGCAAACCTATCTCTCCTGCTCTGTGCTATCTCCGCTCTGATCCTGCCTATGCAATCTCCAATACAGTTAAGAGACTCTATGGAGTTGAATACACAAAAGCAGCCATGTGGCTTGAAGGTGGTGACCCACGTGTGGCTGAAGAGCAGTGTGGAGTTGACATCCACCGGAAGCAGCTCCAGTTCATAAATTTTACCATCCAGGGTGTACTCATCATCTGTGGACTGAGCTCGGATCTCATTGGCTAGTTCCTGTGAGAGACCCTCCCTTCCCAGGAGGCAGAGGTTGATCTTATCGATGTTGGCACTGTTATAGTAGAGATTAGAGCGTCCGTGGTCAAGCTGCACCAGCCTGTTTGCTAAAACCTGTTCCACTTTCAGATCCACACAGTTCTGCCCACTCAGGCATGTCTCCTTGGTGGGATGGTAAACAAACCCAATGTGTTTGAGGAGGAGGGACTCTCTATCTGGGGCAAGTTTCTGCAGTGCTCTGTATCTGGGCTCCTCATTCAGCACACTGTGAATTTCGCTCATCTTGTCGCAGCTGGGGGTGGCATTCAGATCCAGGTCATAGAATAGCTCAGCATGCTCAAAAAGCATTTCCTGAAAATCCTCTTTGGCCCTTTCAACTATTTCCTGCTGGTGTCTACAATAAACATCCCTTCTATCTGATTCTGTGATGTACTTGTAGGCCTCATCCTCCATGACAAAGCACATGACTTCCTCCCAAGGCTGTCCTGCACTGATAAAATGAACCCTCTCTAGCGTCTTCTTGAACCTGTCTTTCATCTCCACCCTTCTCTTCTCAGATAACAAGTGCTGGACGTGGTTGTGGTAAATTCTCTCACCGTCAGGTGTGTCGAGGAGGTCAAAGGGTATCCTGCGGTCACTGATGTCGATGTGGTCCGTCTCATCCCATGGGGTTTGTTCCAGAACCACAAACCAGTACTGGAAATCAGGCCGGTTGCGGATCACACTCTGCGCCTCAGGCCATGAGAGGTGTTCAACTTCCTCCAGGTTATTTAGGAGGTTATTAAGGGTTTTCGGTAATGTTGTCAGGTactcttccctcctcctcttgaTGTGCTCTTGCTTCAGTTGTGCAATGTGCTTTGTGAACATGTTGCGTGCTTTCCTGGAGCCCTCCAAGGTGATGAACTCGTCATAGTCAGGCTGGCCCTTCATATTATTGATCACTGTTTTCCACGTGGTGTGGTAATCTCTAACCGTGTGCACCATCAATTTCTCAAATCTATCTGTTACTGCAGCAACATGCTGCCGTTGGACTTTATAGGCCTCAAGGTATGGCACAGTTTTTGGCTTCCCCCTTGCTTTATCCAGCTGCTGGATGAGTGTGTTGAAGCAGACCTCTGTGTTGACATTGGAGCGTGCTGATGTCTCAATTAGCAGCAGGTTCTTCTTGCTAGCAACAAAGGCCTGCAGGTCCCTCAGATGCTGGTCCACACACTCATCACATTTTGTGGCAGCAACGACAATGGGCTTCTTTGACTTGACGATTTGGGAGTAGAGGCTGTTGACAAACTTCATTTGGTCATCAAACTTCCTGTTGCATCCCTTGCTAACATCGATACAGAGCACAAAGCCGTCGATGTTCAGCTTTCCATCCGGCATCTGCTTCTGGTCAAAGTCCTGCTCCAAGCCCAGCTGGTCCGTACAGATGTACATAAGCTTCTCTGCAGACTGGAGCTTGGTTGCTGCCGCCCGTTTGGTATACGGCTGCAGGTTCGTACTCCGATGCGGAAGAAACGTCTGGTCATCAATGAACTCTGTTTGTTCAATGATTTGTATTTTACAGTCCAACCCATCGTCCCCTCGATGGGACACCTCCCCCCAGTACAGGAAGTGGTCATTGTTAACCACACGTCCCCCAAAGTCTATTGTGCTCAGCACTGAGGTGTGCTCCGAGTAGTAGCTGTCCGCATTAGGACGAACATATCTGTTGCATAGGCAGGACTTGCCAACGCCACAATttcccttctctttctctgtccccGAGAGGCCAACCACACTGACGGCGAATGTCGGGGGGCGCGCATCCTTGTTCTTGGCCATTATATCCCCCCGCTCATCGCTAACTTGGTCACTTCCAGGAAAAAAGGTCAAGATATCATTCCAGTTCAGCTTGTCAGTGGTACAGAGGCACAGTCATCCTGATTTTCCCTTGGTAGTGGCGAATCCCCGTCCAACTCAATGTATCTCTCTCAGTTTCTATCCTGGGTCTTCTTTAAGCTGGGATAGAACAGCCGGCTTCTCCTTTTATCACCTGCCTGCAAGACATGGAATTTACAATTAGGGAGAGATAaaggc
This Epinephelus lanceolatus isolate andai-2023 chromosome 15, ASM4190304v1, whole genome shotgun sequence DNA region includes the following protein-coding sequences:
- the arhgap5 gene encoding rho GTPase-activating protein 5 — its product is MAKNKDARPPTFAVSVVGLSGTEKEKGNCGVGKSCLCNRYVRPNADSYYSEHTSVLSTIDFGGRVVNNDHFLYWGEVSHRGDDGLDCKIQIIEQTEFIDDQTFLPHRSTNLQPYTKRAAATKLQSAEKLMYICTDQLGLEQDFDQKQMPDGKLNIDGFVLCIDVSKGCNRKFDDQMKFVNSLYSQIVKSKKPIVVAATKCDECVDQHLRDLQAFVASKKNLLLIETSARSNVNTEVCFNTLIQQLDKARGKPKTVPYLEAYKVQRQHVAAVTDRFEKLMVHTVRDYHTTWKTVINNMKGQPDYDEFITLEGSRKARNMFTKHIAQLKQEHIKRRREEYLTTLPKTLNNLLNNLEEVEHLSWPEAQSVIRNRPDFQYWFVVLEQTPWDETDHIDISDRRIPFDLLDTPDGERIYHNHVQHLLSEKRRVEMKDRFKKTLERVHFISAGQPWEEVMCFVMEDEAYKYITESDRRDVYCRHQQEIVERAKEDFQEMLFEHAELFYDLDLNATPSCDKMSEIHSVLNEEPRYRALQKLAPDRESLLLKHIGFVYHPTKETCLSGQNCVDLKVEQVLANRLVQLDHGRSNLYYNSANIDKINLCLLGREGLSQELANEIRAQSTDDEYTLDGKIYELELLPVDVNSTLLFSHTWVTTFKPHGCFCVFNSIESLNCIGDCIGRIRAEIAQSRRDRFAQPLPFILILANQRDSVCKNIPILRHQGQQLANKLQCTFVDIPSGAFPRKFTEFQIKQGLRAVLEGLKHNFDVLAPLPSIKDMSETDLRIVMCAMCWDPFSVDLILSPFLDSHCCSAGQPGQSNTLILDKIIGDSRRRIQVTVLSYHTAIGVRKDELVHGYILVYSAKRKASMATLRAFLAEVQDVIPVQMVAITDSQADFFENDAIKELMTEGEHIATEIAAKFTALYSLSQYHRQTEVFTPFFNEVLEKKPNIESSFLFDSSSRECTTGASEDVFPTSPHSHSPAYNTYYPESDDDNEAPPPYSPIGDDVQLLPTPSERAKYRIDLEGNEYPVHSTPVGDHERNHKVPPPVRPKPVLPKPNVKKLDPNLLKTIEAGMRSNRRMPRGPMTHSEDVEASENYADPVDTLLRSRGFHNDDIYAVPDDTHSRLVKIRNSFGGLHGLHGGGEEENGFDRKSQAGRRPSKYKHRSKILFSKTKAYQRRFHSDSDGEESGPATQKKKKGRAHRGSEEDPLLSPADPWKGGIDNPAITSDPEQEDKKMKKKKTPKTPKEPKKPRSTKPPKPLYPPTRRTWESNYFGVPLQNLVTPDRPIPLFIDKCVDYIERTGLTTEGLYRVSGNKTDQDNIQKQFDQDHSIDFMAMDVAVNAAAGALKAFFADLPDPLIPYSLHPELVEAAKIVDHMERLQVLREIVKKFPSVNYQVFKYIITHLNRVSQHSKTTLMTADNLSICFWPTLMRPDFENKDTLSTTKLNQAVIESFILQSDYFFHGGEVAESSSSEGTPPPHCHNMVEALLPLQLPPPLQPQQIQHTLHPDPLI